CGGCACCCCGTGCAGCACGGCGTTCGCCGCCAGTTCGGAGACGCAGAAGCGTATGTCGTCCCTGCGCTCGGAAACCCCCCACTCCGCGAGTGCGTCACCTGCGAACTGCCGAGCAGCGCGAACCGACGCGCGCTCGGGGAAACCGCTGCTGCCGGAAGACGGCCACCGCGCTCCACCCCTCTCACTCTGAGCTTCCGGGGACGCACAGAACGTATCGCTATTCGCGAAAAGCAGCAAGGTTGCGGGGCTGGGTTCCGTCGTCGGAGTCACTTAACGTGGGTACGGTCGGCGGGAATCCGGACGGGTGGGAGTCAGCGTGAGTGGCAGCGGGTGGACCAGCGTGTCGATGCCGTACCTGGCTCCGCGCGCGGCAGGGGCCGGAGACACGTGGGCCGAGGAGGCCGCCAGGGCGGGGCGCCGGGGCACCCAGCGCATCGTGCACGCGGGCGAGGCGGCGGCCACGGCCGGTGTCGCCGCGATGCTCGAACTGGCGGAGGGCAGCCCCGTGGTGGTGCGCCGCAGGCTCATCGAACTCGACGGCGAGCCGGTCGAGCTGACCGACACCTACTACCCCGTGGAGATCGCCGCTGGTACCGCACTGGCCGGAACGGCGAAGATCGCCGGCGGCGCTGTGACCCTGTTGGCGGCTCTGGGGCACACCGGCGTACGGGTCGTCGAGAACGTCACAGCGCGTACGCCGAGCAACGACGAACGCGAGCAACTGCGCCTCGGCGCGGGCGAACCGGTCCTCCGACTGGCCCGCATCACGTACGACGCGGCGGATCGGGCGATCCAGGCCGACGTGATGCTCATGCCCGCCGGGGGCCGGCAGTTGCAGTACGAGATCAGGATCGGATGACCGTGCCCACCCATGACACCGAGGGCGCCGACCCACGGCCGCTCCACGCCCGCATCGCTGCCGATCTCCGCGAGGAGATCATGAACGGTGATCTCGCCGTAGGAGGCAACCTGCCGTCGACGGCGCAGCTGAAGACCCGCTTCGACGCGTCCAACGCCACCATCCAGAAGGCCTTGCAACTACTCAAAGCCGAGGGTCTGGCCGTGGGACGAGCGGGCGCCGCCGTGACCGTACGCAAGAACCGGCAGCGGGCCGTGCACCCGGAGCGCTCCCTCACCCCGGCCCCGGCCGGTGCCGCGTACCCGTGGCTGGCCGAGATGGGGGAGGGACGCCCTGCCGCGCGCAGCACGTTGCTGTCTGTGGCGGAGGTCCCGGTGACTGGTGACGTGAGTGCGGCGCTCCGTCTGCCGGAAGGCCGTTCGGCGGTCTGCCGCCGTCAGTTGATCAGCATCGACGGCGAGCCGGCGGAGCTGGTGAACTCGCACTACCCGGTGGACATCGCCCGCGGCACCGCACTCGCCGAACCCCGCAGGATCAGTGGCGGGACACCCGCCCTGCTGCCGGA
This DNA window, taken from Streptomyces sp. TN58, encodes the following:
- a CDS encoding ATP-binding protein; this translates as MTPTTEPSPATLLLFANSDTFCASPEAQSERGGARWPSSGSSGFPERASVRAARQFAGDALAEWGVSERRDDIRFCVSELAANAVLHGVPEGREFCVRLSLDEGVLWIEVRDSGPGRPVVRHADLNAQRGRGLWLVTALADEFEVRDEGVGKSARAGFKTASG
- a CDS encoding UTRA domain-containing protein gives rise to the protein MSGSGWTSVSMPYLAPRAAGAGDTWAEEAARAGRRGTQRIVHAGEAAATAGVAAMLELAEGSPVVVRRRLIELDGEPVELTDTYYPVEIAAGTALAGTAKIAGGAVTLLAALGHTGVRVVENVTARTPSNDEREQLRLGAGEPVLRLARITYDAADRAIQADVMLMPAGGRQLQYEIRIG
- a CDS encoding GntR family transcriptional regulator; its protein translation is MTVPTHDTEGADPRPLHARIAADLREEIMNGDLAVGGNLPSTAQLKTRFDASNATIQKALQLLKAEGLAVGRAGAAVTVRKNRQRAVHPERSLTPAPAGAAYPWLAEMGEGRPAARSTLLSVAEVPVTGDVSAALRLPEGRSAVCRRQLISIDGEPAELVNSHYPVDIARGTALAEPRRISGGTPALLPELGHPPRRSVDRVSARIATQEQYAALRLPGDLPVLRTLRTVYGDGDRPIEVTVMVKAGHLYELCYEFTPGT